The following proteins come from a genomic window of Neptunomonas concharum:
- the miaA gene encoding tRNA (adenosine(37)-N6)-dimethylallyltransferase MiaA — MTHSTLPPAIFLMGPTAAGKTDLAMRLTEELPCDIISVDSALIYKGMDIGTAKPDRSTLEKYPHRLVDILDPAESYSAAQFRQDALSEMEAISRTGRIPLLVGGTMMYYNALIKGLAPLPEADADVRARLLAWAEQEGWPALHKRLSEVDPVSAERLAPNDSQRLQRALEVYELTGRSLTELWAEQKSHSLPYNVINLAVMPEERRTLHERIALRYQMMLDAGFVEEVKCLYDRGDLHTGLPSVRCVGYRQVWSYLEGEWDYETMIEKGIVATRQLAKRQITWLRSWENLNWLVPEDTDILKHSLKLIDAAII; from the coding sequence ATGACCCACTCAACATTGCCTCCTGCTATTTTCTTAATGGGCCCAACCGCAGCGGGTAAGACCGATTTAGCGATGCGCCTTACTGAAGAGTTACCCTGTGACATCATTAGTGTGGATTCTGCACTTATTTACAAAGGCATGGATATCGGGACCGCCAAACCGGATCGTAGTACTTTGGAGAAGTATCCTCATCGGTTAGTGGATATTTTAGATCCGGCAGAAAGTTATTCGGCTGCTCAGTTTCGCCAAGATGCATTGAGCGAAATGGAAGCGATCAGCCGTACTGGACGGATCCCATTATTGGTGGGCGGAACGATGATGTACTACAACGCACTGATTAAAGGGTTAGCTCCCTTGCCAGAAGCGGATGCTGACGTGAGAGCTCGATTATTAGCATGGGCCGAACAGGAAGGATGGCCTGCGTTACATAAGCGTCTGTCTGAAGTTGATCCCGTATCCGCCGAGCGTCTGGCTCCGAATGACTCCCAAAGGCTACAAAGAGCGTTAGAGGTATATGAACTAACTGGGCGTTCGTTAACGGAGCTTTGGGCTGAGCAGAAAAGTCACTCATTGCCGTATAACGTGATCAACTTGGCAGTCATGCCAGAAGAGCGGCGAACACTGCATGAACGCATTGCGTTACGCTACCAAATGATGCTCGATGCAGGCTTTGTGGAAGAGGTTAAATGCCTTTATGATCGGGGTGATTTACATACAGGCTTGCCTTCTGTTCGTTGTGTGGGCTATCGACAAGTGTGGTCTTATTTGGAAGGAGAATGGGACTACGAAACCATGATTGAAAAAGGCATTGTTGCAACTCGACAGTTAGCTAAGCGTCAAATTACATGGTTACGCAGTTGGGAAAATCTCAACTGGTTAGTGCCCGAAGACACAGATATTCTTAAACATAGCTTGAAATTGATCGATGCAGCCATTATATAA
- the mutL gene encoding DNA mismatch repair endonuclease MutL, with protein sequence MSRIQLLSPRLANQIAAGEVVERPASVVKELLENALDAGSQRLELDVEQGGIKLIRIRDDGDGIEKEDLPLALSRHATSKIYELEDLESVVSLGFRGEALASISSVSRLTLTSRRVGSEHAWQVQTEGRDMEAQLSPAAHPQGSTVEVRDLFFNTPARRKFLKTENTEFKHLEEIVKRLALSRFDVAFQLKHNGRVIHQLKPATQQAEQERRVASVCGPAFIEQSLRVDVHAEASGLSLKGWIGLPTFSRSQADLQYFFVNGRMIRDKVVTHAVRQAYADVLFHGRHPAYVLYLDLDPALVDVNVHPTKHEVRFRESRLVHDFIYRSIHRVIGEVRPEANSVPALQSLASEPAPSVSSHFQQQPMMLQNYPTRPAVTGVREQLSSYGALHPSSESSSNVDIFAGQGGGQEELPPLGYAIAQLHGVYVLAQNAAGLVLVDMHAAHERIVYERLKQSRAEESVRSQPLLVPVSVSLSAREADAADEYDAVFKQLGFELARMGEETLVIRQVPVTLAKANVEQLLRDVLSDMLMFGSSRRIEEHMNELLATMACHGAVRANRQLTLPEMNALLRDMEATERSGQCNHGRPTWTQLSMNELDKLFMRGQ encoded by the coding sequence ATGTCCCGCATACAGTTACTGTCCCCTCGTCTTGCTAACCAAATCGCCGCTGGTGAGGTTGTTGAACGTCCCGCATCTGTGGTTAAAGAGTTGCTGGAAAATGCCTTAGATGCCGGTTCTCAGCGTCTTGAGTTAGATGTCGAGCAAGGGGGTATTAAACTGATTCGTATACGAGATGATGGTGACGGTATTGAAAAAGAGGATCTACCTCTTGCGTTGAGCCGACATGCTACCTCCAAAATTTATGAGTTGGAGGACTTGGAGTCTGTTGTTAGTTTAGGATTTCGAGGGGAAGCGCTTGCCAGTATTAGCTCGGTGTCTCGTTTAACATTAACCTCTCGAAGAGTGGGCTCAGAGCACGCGTGGCAAGTTCAGACTGAAGGGCGTGATATGGAAGCGCAATTATCTCCTGCAGCGCATCCGCAAGGTTCTACGGTCGAAGTGCGAGATCTTTTTTTTAATACACCTGCCAGACGAAAGTTTCTCAAAACTGAAAATACAGAATTTAAGCACTTGGAAGAGATCGTAAAACGGTTAGCTTTAAGTCGTTTTGATGTGGCTTTTCAGTTAAAACATAACGGGCGTGTTATTCATCAACTTAAGCCTGCTACGCAGCAGGCTGAACAGGAGCGGCGCGTTGCCTCTGTATGCGGACCTGCGTTTATTGAGCAATCTCTGCGGGTTGATGTTCACGCTGAAGCATCTGGTTTGTCGTTGAAAGGTTGGATTGGTTTGCCTACTTTCTCGCGAAGTCAGGCGGATCTTCAGTACTTTTTTGTTAACGGTCGTATGATTCGCGATAAAGTTGTCACCCATGCGGTAAGGCAAGCCTATGCCGATGTACTTTTTCATGGGCGTCATCCGGCTTATGTGTTGTATTTGGATCTCGATCCCGCGCTGGTAGATGTCAATGTGCACCCGACTAAACATGAAGTGCGCTTTCGTGAAAGTCGTCTGGTCCATGATTTCATCTATCGCTCTATTCATCGTGTAATCGGTGAGGTTAGGCCTGAGGCTAACAGTGTTCCGGCCTTGCAAAGTTTGGCATCTGAGCCTGCACCGTCGGTGTCGTCTCATTTTCAGCAACAGCCGATGATGTTGCAAAATTATCCTACCCGCCCGGCTGTTACGGGTGTTAGAGAACAGTTATCCAGTTATGGGGCTTTGCACCCGTCCAGCGAATCTTCATCAAACGTAGATATCTTTGCAGGGCAAGGGGGGGGGCAGGAGGAGCTGCCGCCTCTGGGGTACGCAATTGCACAATTACATGGTGTCTATGTACTGGCGCAAAATGCAGCAGGTTTGGTTCTGGTTGATATGCATGCTGCTCACGAGCGCATTGTTTATGAACGGCTTAAGCAATCCCGTGCCGAAGAAAGTGTGCGAAGCCAGCCCCTGTTGGTGCCTGTTAGCGTCTCATTGAGTGCTCGAGAGGCAGACGCTGCCGATGAATATGATGCGGTGTTTAAGCAGTTAGGGTTTGAATTGGCCAGAATGGGTGAGGAGACACTGGTGATTCGCCAAGTGCCAGTGACGCTTGCGAAAGCGAATGTTGAGCAGCTTTTGCGGGATGTGCTGTCCGATATGCTTATGTTTGGCTCAAGCCGTCGAATTGAAGAGCATATGAATGAGCTGTTAGCGACTATGGCCTGTCACGGTGCTGTTCGTGCTAACCGGCAACTTACGCTGCCAGAGATGAACGCCTTGCTCCGGGATATGGAGGCTACAGAGCGTAGTGGCCAGTGTAATCATGGGCGTCCAACGTGGACTCAGTTAAGTATGAATGAGTTAGATAAGCTTTTTATGAGGGGCCAGTAA
- a CDS encoding N-acetylmuramoyl-L-alanine amidase, producing the protein MTNVKKRVVLFLLLCAGLFTSSAWSSEIRNVRMWLAPDNTRLVFDLTGPVSHKIFTLDNPDRLVLDIEGVALSTDFSKLRLDGSPIKRFRTGATGNELRVVLELNEKVRPRSFELKPNDQFGHRLVVDLFNIEKETPVKTVAPPEGQNKLRDIVIAIDAGHGGEDPGAIGPRGVREKDVVLEIAKEVKRLIDKEAGFKAELVRTGDYYVSLRGRTVKARKKKADLFISIHADAFKDARAKGASVWVLSNRGATSEMGRWLAQKENSADFAGGVSLEDKDEVLAGVLLDMTMTASRVDSLQVGSLIHKNIDKFAKMHKSHVERAGFMVLKSPDIPSILVETGFISNPEEARLLSTRNYRQKMAKAIYDGVRAHFWNKPPAYTYVAYKKSGGFNLAGQRTYKVERGDTLSVIASRHKVSLAGLRKVNSIQGDKIRVGQVLRIPAS; encoded by the coding sequence ATGACCAATGTGAAAAAACGAGTAGTCCTTTTTCTCCTGTTGTGTGCAGGACTTTTTACAAGTAGTGCATGGTCGTCTGAAATTCGTAATGTTCGTATGTGGTTAGCGCCTGATAACACACGCTTGGTGTTTGATCTAACCGGCCCTGTCAGTCATAAAATCTTTACTTTAGACAACCCTGATCGCTTGGTTTTGGACATAGAGGGTGTTGCACTGTCGACAGATTTTAGCAAGTTGCGTCTCGATGGTAGTCCTATTAAGAGGTTTCGTACAGGTGCGACCGGTAACGAGCTAAGGGTGGTGCTAGAGCTGAATGAAAAAGTGCGTCCGCGCAGCTTTGAATTAAAGCCCAACGATCAATTTGGCCATCGTTTGGTGGTCGACCTCTTTAATATTGAGAAAGAGACTCCGGTAAAAACGGTAGCGCCTCCTGAAGGGCAAAATAAGCTTCGTGATATTGTGATCGCCATTGATGCTGGCCATGGTGGAGAAGACCCCGGTGCAATTGGGCCTAGAGGTGTGCGTGAAAAAGATGTTGTACTGGAGATTGCCAAAGAGGTTAAGCGTCTGATTGATAAAGAGGCGGGCTTTAAGGCGGAGCTTGTCAGAACGGGGGATTACTACGTAAGTTTGCGTGGAAGGACAGTCAAGGCGCGTAAGAAAAAAGCCGATCTATTTATCTCAATCCATGCGGATGCATTTAAAGATGCCCGCGCTAAAGGCGCTTCCGTCTGGGTACTGTCCAACCGTGGAGCCACCAGTGAAATGGGGCGCTGGTTGGCACAAAAAGAGAACAGCGCTGACTTCGCTGGTGGCGTCAGTTTAGAAGATAAAGACGAAGTGTTGGCTGGAGTGTTGCTTGATATGACAATGACAGCCAGTCGGGTTGATAGCTTACAAGTTGGCAGCCTTATACATAAAAATATTGATAAGTTTGCCAAGATGCACAAGTCGCATGTGGAGAGGGCGGGCTTTATGGTGCTTAAATCACCGGATATTCCGTCAATTCTGGTAGAAACCGGCTTTATTTCAAACCCTGAAGAAGCGCGCTTGCTGAGCACTCGTAACTACCGTCAAAAAATGGCTAAAGCGATCTATGATGGTGTGCGGGCGCACTTTTGGAATAAACCACCTGCTTACACCTACGTAGCCTATAAAAAAAGTGGCGGATTTAATCTGGCAGGGCAGCGTACTTACAAAGTGGAGAGAGGTGATACACTGTCGGTTATCGCCTCGCGCCATAAGGTGTCTTTGGCCGGTTTGCGCAAGGTTAATTCCATCCAAGGTGATAAAATTCGCGTTGGTCAAGTTTTACGTATTCCTGCTAGTTAG